CAGAACAGGCTGGGAAACAAAAACAACGTTCCGGCAGAAGGAAGGAACATGATTATGAAAGATCCAAATTGCGCATACTGTATGAAGGGAGAGCTTGTTGCAAAATTCGGCTATCCCATTTGCGAAATGGAGACAGGATTTTTATATTTATTTAAAGAGCAGAGTAAAAAAGGCAGAGTTATTCTGGCTTATAAAGACCATGTCAGCGAACTGGTGGATATTAAAGATGAAGAAAGAAATGCCTTTTTTGCTGATACAGCCAGGGTTTCCAGGGCCATCCATAAAGTATTTAATCCGGATAAGGTCAATTACGGCGCTTACGGCGATACCGGCTGCCACCTTCATATGCACATCGTTCCGAAATATAACGGCGGGGATGAATGGGGCAGTACCTTTACCATGAATCCGGACAAAGTATATTTAACGGATAAAGAATATGAGGAAATGGCGGCTGCCATCCGCGCTGCATTATAAAAAAACTCTCATGAGGAGGATGTCGGATCATGTTAGATGAAATCAGAACACAAGCCACAATGGCTGCAAAAGAGTTACTGGAAGCGGCACATTTAAATGAGAAGGACTTAGTCGTGATCGGTTGCTCCTCCAGTGAAATATCCGACCACAGGATCGGTTCCCATTCCAGCGCGGAAATCGGACAGACTGTATTTTCTGCCATTTATGAAGTTTTTAACCAACAGGGGATTTACGTTGCAGCCCAGTGCTGCGAGCATTTAAACCGGGCCTTGATCCTGGAAAAGGAGGCCGCTATGCGATATGGCTACGAGCCGGTCAATGTAGTACCCCAGTTAAAAGCCGGCAGCTCCTTTGCCACTGCGGCTTACCAGACCCTGCATTCTCCGGTGGCGGTAGAATCAATAAAGGCCCATGCCGGAATTGATATCGGCGATACCTTAATCGGCATGCACTTAAAGGCCGTGGCCGTTCCGCTCCGAATAAAGACCAGGTACATCGGCTCGGCCCATGTGGTCACCGCCCGTACCAGGCTCAAGTATATTGGCGGAGCCCGTGCCTGCTATGACGATTCCCTGGGATAAGCAGGGGGCGCAATACCAGGCGTATGGGACGAAAGTCTGCAATAACCTTGGCACAGCGCAAAAAAGCGCGCCTTGAAGCTGTTTTTACAGTTCATCAAGACGCGCCTTTTTTATGCTATTTTATAAAGCTGTTTTATGACGGTTCCTTTGGTTCCAGCCATTATTCCATGGTAGCATGTGTAAAGAACCAGAAACCGTAGGGAGAGTGCCATGTGCCCTTTAATTCAGGCTTCTGTAAATAGAAATCGCTGGAGTATACAAGCGGAGCAACCGCTGCATCTTCCATGATCATCTTTTCTGCTGCATGAAGCTTCTCATAATGCTCTGCCTTATCAGCCGTATCACGGGCCTGTTTTAATAAGTTGTCCACCTCAGGATTAGAATACTTTCCGTCGTTGTTTCCGCTTTCCGTGGTGAATAAGTTAAGCATATTGGAAGGGTCGTCATAGTCGTATACCCAGCCGCCACGGGCAATCTCGAAGTCACCGGCCCGGCGGGTTGGTGCAAAGGTAGACCATTCAACAATCTTAATATCCATTCTAATGCCCAGCTCGCTCCATGCACTCTGTAAATATTCTGCAATCGGCTTATTGTAACCGGCTTCGTTGGTCATATATTCGATCACCGGGAAGCCTTCTCCGTTTGGATAGCCTGCTTCTGCCAGAAGTTCTTTTGCCTTATTAAGATCTTCTTCATAATTGCTTACGTTAAAGTAATCACCGCCGTTATTCTTTCTGGTGACTTCTTCAAAGGAAGAACCGCTTTCCGCATCAGAAATACCAGGGCCTACAAAGTTGGCAGCCGGTATAACCGTTCCTGCCATTACGGTACTGGCAATGTACTCACGGTCAACTGCAAGGTTTAATGCACGGCGTACCAGCACATTGTCAAAGGGAGCCTTTTTTACGTTGAAAATCGTATAGGAAGTAGCCATACGGGGTTCCAGGTGATAATCCGGCCGTCCCTGAAGGCTTGGGATCTCATCAGTAGGAATTTCCTTGATCATGGAAACTTCACCAGTCTGATAAGCGCTGTAAGCTGCATTGGCATCTTCCATAAGAACAAATTTTAAGGTATTTAAGGTTACAGTATCTGCATCCCAGTAATTTTCATTCTTAGCAAAGGTAATATGGGAACCTGGTACCCATTCGATCATTTTTAACGGTCCGTTGGATATATAGGTATCAGGAGTTAAAGACCACTGGTCTCCCTTTGCCTCAACTACATCCTTTTTTACAGGGGCCATGCTGGCATGGGTAACAATTTTATCAAAATAAACGCAGGGAGATGCCAGTTCCACTACAATAGTTTTGGCATCAGGCGCGGATACTGCCAGTGCATCAACGTTTCCTGCTGCTGCATCCTGATATCCTTTTACCATGGAAAGCATGTCTGCTCCATAAGGAGCTGCTGTCTCAGGATCTGCCAGACGCTTCCATGAATATATGAAGTCTTCTGCTGTGAGATCAGAGCCGTCGCTCCATTTCAAACCATCACGTAAATGAAATGTATATGTAAGCCCGTCATCACTCACATCATAGGTCTCTGCCTGTCCGGGAATAATATTATTATCCTTATCAAAGGTTAAAAGTGTCTCAAATGCGTGCAGGATCATATTAGCTGCGTCAATTGACGAATTTAAGGCCGGATCAATGGTTTCCGGATCAGGACCGATCTGTACTGTCAGATCAAGACCTCCTGCAGTATTTCCTGCTGCTTCTGTTTTTTGTGTTTCGTTGCCGGCTGTACCGGATTTACCGGAACCGCCGCATGCTGTCAGGACCATCCCTGAAGCAAGGACTGCCGCTAATACAAGCGCCATTTTCTTCATAACTGTTCCTCCATATCTGCTTTTTCTTGCGTCCGTCCTTCACAGACAACGCAAGTTTTAGCATACCACAGAAAAAGGGTTCTTGCAACGAGAAAATTTATGGCGTCCGCGTATTAGCGTAGTAAATCGATAAAGGGCCAGATATTTCCGGGTAGGGAAATGTCTGGCCCAAGAAGACATTTTTGTATTTTATCAGCGGTATGAGGTCTGCACTGCCTTCATTAAAACCTTTGGCTCCTTCACATAAGGGGTGACCGGACAAATCTTTTTATTTGCCCCCATCAGCGTGTAAACAGCGATTCTGGCTGCCCGGACTGAATATTCCTCGGTAAATACCATGTCGTCCGGAATCTCCACAAACTGGCTTACCATGGCGAAATTGGTAGAGCCGGCTGGAACCACCTTCGGGCGGTCAGTCATTTTGCGGGGCT
The nucleotide sequence above comes from Lacrimispora sp. BS-2. Encoded proteins:
- a CDS encoding HIT family protein, translating into MKDPNCAYCMKGELVAKFGYPICEMETGFLYLFKEQSKKGRVILAYKDHVSELVDIKDEERNAFFADTARVSRAIHKVFNPDKVNYGAYGDTGCHLHMHIVPKYNGGDEWGSTFTMNPDKVYLTDKEYEEMAAAIRAAL
- a CDS encoding peptide ABC transporter substrate-binding protein, translated to MKKMALVLAAVLASGMVLTACGGSGKSGTAGNETQKTEAAGNTAGGLDLTVQIGPDPETIDPALNSSIDAANMILHAFETLLTFDKDNNIIPGQAETYDVSDDGLTYTFHLRDGLKWSDGSDLTAEDFIYSWKRLADPETAAPYGADMLSMVKGYQDAAAGNVDALAVSAPDAKTIVVELASPCVYFDKIVTHASMAPVKKDVVEAKGDQWSLTPDTYISNGPLKMIEWVPGSHITFAKNENYWDADTVTLNTLKFVLMEDANAAYSAYQTGEVSMIKEIPTDEIPSLQGRPDYHLEPRMATSYTIFNVKKAPFDNVLVRRALNLAVDREYIASTVMAGTVIPAANFVGPGISDAESGSSFEEVTRKNNGGDYFNVSNYEEDLNKAKELLAEAGYPNGEGFPVIEYMTNEAGYNKPIAEYLQSAWSELGIRMDIKIVEWSTFAPTRRAGDFEIARGGWVYDYDDPSNMLNLFTTESGNNDGKYSNPEVDNLLKQARDTADKAEHYEKLHAAEKMIMEDAAVAPLVYSSDFYLQKPELKGTWHSPYGFWFFTHATME
- a CDS encoding TIGR01440 family protein, yielding MLDEIRTQATMAAKELLEAAHLNEKDLVVIGCSSSEISDHRIGSHSSAEIGQTVFSAIYEVFNQQGIYVAAQCCEHLNRALILEKEAAMRYGYEPVNVVPQLKAGSSFATAAYQTLHSPVAVESIKAHAGIDIGDTLIGMHLKAVAVPLRIKTRYIGSAHVVTARTRLKYIGGARACYDDSLG